The Arachis hypogaea cultivar Tifrunner chromosome 14, arahy.Tifrunner.gnm2.J5K5, whole genome shotgun sequence genome has a segment encoding these proteins:
- the LOC140178581 gene encoding uncharacterized protein — translation MAPYEALYGQKCQSPLCWYEFGKVSVLGPDLVAETTEQIKKIRERILTTQSRQKSYADQRRKLLEFEVGEHVFLRVTPTTGIGRSIKTKKLNLRFIGLFEILKRFGPVVYQVALPPHLSNLHDVFHVSQLHKYTSDAAHVLGFESVELRENLTFQVTPVGINDTSVKKVREKEVQLVKVAWK, via the coding sequence atggctccgtatgaggctttgtatggacaGAAGTGCCAATCAccactttgttggtatgaatTTGGTAAAGTAAGTGTTTTGGGTCCCGATTTGGTAGCCGAGACTACTGAGCAGATTAAGAAGATTCGGGAGAGAATTCTAACTACCCAGAGCCGACAGAAGAGTTATGCGGATCAGAGAAGGAAACTGTTAGAGTTTGAAGTGGGAGAACATGTATTTCTAAGGGTTACACCGACAACTGGGATTGGAAGATCGATTAAGACCAAGAAGTTGAATCTGAGGTTCATTGGACTGTTTGAGATTCTGAAGAGATTCGGGCCGGTGGTGTATCAAGTAGCTTTGCCACCTCACttgtctaacttgcatgacgtatttcacgtgtcacAGCTCCACAAGTATACGTcggatgcggctcatgtgttAGGGTTTGAATCGGTCGAGTTGAGGGAGAACTTGACTTTCCAAGTGACACCAGTGGGAATCAACGACACTAGTGTGAAGAAGGTGCGAGAAAAGGAAGTTCAGTTGGTTAAAGTGGCTTGGAAGTGA
- the LOC140178582 gene encoding uncharacterized protein: MTKLTRKEVPFVWMSDYEESFQTLKQKLTSVPVLILLEPHESFEANVVADALSRKSLSIAWMKIKEEELVNKFVDLKLDIGEVAGRVCLNQLQISSSFKTEIKKAQQDEHKLQQLFQPVGDKRLREFTKDAEGLWRYKGRICVLDVGSLRQDLLSEAHNSGFSIHPRSTKMYYDLKKMFWWPVIKGDIATVVSKCLTCQKVKIEHQKLSGMLQPLEIP; encoded by the exons ATGACTAAGTTGACAAGGAAGGAGGTGCCTTTTGTGTGGATGTCGGACTATGAAGAGAGTTTTCAAACTTTGAAGCAGAAGTTAACTTCAGTGCCAGTTTTAATTTTGCTGGAACCGCATGAATCGTTTGAA gcGAATGTGGTAGCAGACGCATTGAGCCGGAAATCTTTATCCATAGCTTGGATGAAAATCAAAGAAGAGGAGCTAGTGAataagtttgtggatcttaagttggatattggtgaagttgcTGGAAGAGTTTGTTTGAATCAGTTGCAGATCTCGAGTAGCTTTAAAACAGAGATAAAGAaggctcagcaagatgagcaCAAGCTTCAACAATTGTTTCAACCAGTTGGTGATAAGAGGCTTAGAGAATTCACCAAGGATGCTGAAGGGTTGTGGAGATACAAAGGGAGAATTTGTGTACTGGATGTTGGAAGTTTGAGGCAAGACTTGTTGTCGGAAGCTCATAACAGTGGGTTTTCTATTCATCCCAGAAGCACGAAGATGTATTATGACttgaagaagatgttctggtggcctgtgATAAAAGGTGATATAGCTACAGTGGTATCCAAGTGCCTGACGTGtcagaaagtaaagatagagCATCAGAAACTATCGGGAATGCTACAGCCTCTTGAGATTCCTtag